The following nucleotide sequence is from Terriglobales bacterium.
GCGTCAAGGACAGCGGCCAGTAGCCAGTGGTCGGTGGCCAGTGACCGTACGAAATGATGGCGCGACGTTCGTCGCGCCGGCTTCTATCTTATCAAACCTGCTGCTGGCCTTCGGCGGAGGCGGGGCCGCGGCGCTTGCGGAAGAACGCCTGCATCATCTCGGCGCAGCGGCCGCCGAGGACCCCCCAGGTGACTTCCATCTTGTGGTTGAGTTCGGGCGCGTTGATCACGGTCATGACCGAGTGCACTGCGCCGGCCTTGGG
It contains:
- a CDS encoding nucleoside deaminase, producing the protein AGRAIGNYRLGECELYVTIEPCAMCAGAITHARVRRLIYGADDPKAGAVHSVMTVINAPELNHKMEVTWGVLGGRCAEMMQAFFRKRRGPASAEGQQQV